Genomic window (Erythrolamprus reginae isolate rEryReg1 chromosome 3, rEryReg1.hap1, whole genome shotgun sequence):
taataataataataataataataataataataataataattcttcaaaaggcatctggactttcttgattgtctttttttctttgaagacttttcgcttctcattcaagaccTGAAGAAACGTCTTGGATGAGAAAGCAAAAGATTTCCAAAGGAAAACAACAACCAAGAAAGTCCATTTGCacttttttttgggagggggaggagcACAACCTATGACCTGGatcagtgacggtgaacctatggcataggtgccacaagtggcacgtgaaaccatatctactggcatgcaagccgttgccctagctcagctccaatgttcatgtgtgtgccagccagctgatttttggctcacacagaggctccaggagggtgtttttggcttccagagagcctccggagggatggaggaggatgtttttaccatcccccgctccagggaagcctttggagcctggggaggtgaaaaacaaacctactgggcccatcagaagttgagaaacaggccatttccagcctccagtggcTCTGGGGgacgggggaagctatttttgcccttcccaggcattgaattatgggtgtgggcactcatgcatgcacaatagcgtgtgcccaagctctttcggcacccgaggaaaaaaaggttcgccatcactgacctgaatgattgggaatctccatagacatgggCACTAACATTACTAGTATATATGTTAAGATTTTAATTTTCTCCATTCACAATTATTTTGCTTGAAGGGACAAAAATAAAAGGGGGAAACATCAATAGGGATATCTCCTGAGAAGAAAGTATAGTTTATGGATCATGATTTGAATGTTCATGGTATTTTTTATGGTATGTTTAAAAAATAACACATTGAATGTAGGAGAGAAGGATAATTGGCTATggatttccccaaaaataaagtTGCTATTTTAAGGTGTCACTTGTTGAATCTGGATGGTAATAAGTGCACATTCTGAATCCCTGAATTATACCATAACTATCTTCTCTAAAGTACTCTTGGTTCTTGTTAGTGCCACTTTCCTGTCATTTTTATTACAAACTAGGGAGTTGCAAAATCTTGTTTGTACTGATGCTGTTAATCTACTTTTAGTGATCATAGGTGGTTCTCAATTCCACTTTgcggattaaaaaagaaaaaaaacacacaattaAGTGTTTATGTAATAGTTCTTCCCAAAGACTTAAAATATACACTGCCTCTTCAGTTACTTGATTTCGTAAAATGGCATTCATTTCTTTATCAGCTGCCAATACCTTTTCAGCTAAATGTTAGGTTTAAAAATGTAATTCATGTCTAGTAAACATGTCAGAGATCATGAAGGATAAAGCTACCCGCTTGGCCAAGAACAGAGGCAGCATATCTTCTTTGGGGAGCCATGAGATCAGAGCGAAGGATTTCTTTGGAAGAAACAAAGAGTAAGTAGCAGcgttatattttcttattttgttttcatCTTATTAATTACTTTGTAGTTCTGTTGGGTTATTTCCTTTGGGCACCATGAGGTTAAATCTGTTTTATATTTAGCCATGGAAATGCCCAGCGATAGTTGAAAATTCCTacagcatttatttatctatctatctatctatctatctatctatctatctatctatctatctatctatctatctatctatttattggatttgtatgccgcccctctccgcagactcggggtggctaacaacaataataaaacagcatattagCTATTTTTAAGAGATTGGACTGTCCTGAGAGCCATATTGAATAAAGATTCTATACTGATTTCATAGCACGTTGTTCTGCCATAATTGGAGCATGTACGGAAATCCtgtccagttgcaagatgccatTGGAAAGAACAGACAGAATAAAAGGGAATCAGAAAGGCAATTTCCAAGTAATTAAAAGGTTGCAATGAAAAGAGCAGAGTTGTTGTAGAGCAGTAttcctcaacctcagcaacttttaagatttgtggagttGTACTTGCCCAGCCATGGGGTAACTCTATATAATAAGGCTATACAGTATTTAATATTATGTACAATGGGGCTTAACATACCATGAATCCCTATTCTGGTAGTTCCTACATTCCTTGATGATACTTCACAGGTTGTTCATTTTTAAACATAATATGGCAATGAATGCAATTATTGTTGGTTATTATGTTTAGCTCTGTAAGTACTGTCTCATATATGGATGAACCTGGCCACCATGAGGATAGCCTGCGTCCAGCTATTCAGATGGAGAACACATACCAATTAGGTAAATATAATTTTCATAGTGATTGTTCAGTCCCCCACGTAAGATATTTAAGACTTATTATATTCTCTAGGTTGGACTAGacaaatgatggtgaacctttttttccttgggttccGAAAACACCTGCACACCTGCTATCACACGCATACATGTGCCcaagcccataattcaatgccctctaTGCGACCCAACCTATGTGCATACACACATGACCCGTCCACGTTCCCCTGCCCCCGCATATGTATGCACAAGTCCCCCTCTCCcgtttcctgacttccggtggaCCTGGaagacccatttttcactctaCTCAAGCTCCAGAAGCTTCCTTGGATCCTGGGAAGGGCGGAAAGACTGTACTCTACCaagaacaccctcccagagcctccgcatgagtcaaaaatcagctgaccagcatgcatatgcatgctggagctgagctagggcaacaggtcacgtgccagcagatatggctccgtgccataggtttgccataatGGGACTAAACTTATACAAGTCTGATAATAATGgccaaaatcaaataaataaataaataaacaactttatttatttatttattcatttattcattcattcattcattcaaattttatgccgcccttctccttagactcagggcggcttacaacatgttagcaatagcactttttaacagagccagcctatttccccACAACCGGGtcctccttattttacccacctcgaaaggatggaaggctaagtcaaccttgagccggtgatgagatttgaaccgctgacctacatatctacagtcagcttcagtggcctgcagtacagcactcgacctgctgtgccaccccggctgaatggtggtggtggtgagttgAAATTAAAATTTAACAAGATAGGAATGCTGACGATAAATAGGAAGTGACTTAGGGCACTTGAACTTCACTGAATCCATTTTTCCAAGAAAGGCTCCACAGATTTCACAAAGGGAACGCACATAAAAAATAAGAACCCCTGCTCTAAACAGGACCAACTGTTTGAAAGAGCACTCCACTGAATGTAAATCTGTTTGGGCATTAAGAGTAGAGGGTCCCCTGAAGATTCTCCTTTTGCAAAGATCACAAAATGGGCATCAGCAAGAAGGTCCTATTCTTAAATCTTTTCAGGCTATGGAAACCACTTCCTCAGAAATTACATTAGCCCCATTTTCTCTTTGTGTTTAGCAAATGTATAAAGAAGGGACCTTTTTAACTGATGATTAATATTAAACTCAGTTTACACAGCTttcctatttctttttaaataattgatATCTACCCTTTAATTGAGTAGAAAGGAAAGGCATGTATTAAATAAAACGAGTTTGCTTTTGTTGGATCTACAGCCAAGGTTTTCTTTTCATATTAGAGTCTTATGGAATAATGATATGTACTCCCTCTCTCTGCTTCTCAGGTCCTACGAAGTATTTCCCAAGCACTGCAGTGAATAATATCTTGAAGGATGTGGTAGTCAGTTACTTACAGGAAGAACAATATGAAGCAGAGTTGTGTAGGCAAATGACTAAAACTATATCTGAGGTATAAAATTATCACTAAAGTAAGAATTAAAATCAGTTTTGGAATAGATCTTAGATCTTTTGCTACTCTGATTGTTCTCTGTAGCAAAAAACACTTCACATGGCCATGGGATTTAAACTCCAGTCGCCCTCTCTGTTCAGATCTAATTCGAACGTGCTGTTAATTACTGTTAGTTTTACACATTTGCCACCTCCCGTTGGCTCTCACTCTCTCACAGCTTCTCTCACAACTGGTGTTTCTGGAAACTCCGGTCTCACT
Coding sequences:
- the DYNLT5 gene encoding dynein light chain Tctex-type 5, translated to MSEIMKDKATRLAKNRGSISSLGSHEIRAKDFFGRNKDSVSTVSYMDEPGHHEDSLRPAIQMENTYQLGPTKYFPSTAVNNILKDVVVSYLQEEQYEAELCRQMTKTISEVIKARIKDLMVPRYKIVVIIYIGQLGKQSMQIGSRCLWDTTSDTVSSYSFKNKSLFALANVYGLYSE